The sequence TGGGACCTGAACAGTTACAATAAGAAGCAGTCCCTACTGGAGGCCGTTAACATAGTGCAACATTTGCAGAGTATTGCACGCACAGGTCAGTATCTTATTGAGTCCACAGCAAGGGTCTATGGAGTTCTGGGACTTTTGGTTCACAACTCAAAACTggaccttttcacattttcagcgGCTCAACTTTTCCCTCAAAGTCTAACCTGGGTCGACTTTCTACTGTTAGTTTGTCTAGAACAATATGAGACAGAAGAACCAGCAGTTAGAAAATGCTGAGTCACAGATTACCAttgagattttctttcatttttggaGGGGGAGCCCGCAGCACCACTATTTTAATCAGACAGAATTTGAGCCTCAAAGAAGCTGCTGGACAAAGTTCATATGATCTATGTGATGCATGAATCTCACAAATTTGTAGCAGCTAcacatgtatgtttttaaatgtctctacATGATAGACTACATTCAGTGAGAAAATGTTACTCTGTAAGAGTTTAGAGTTTCTGGATGCTGTGAGGACAAATTCCAGTCCTACAGCTGGATTATTTTTTCCAGACATGTTATGCTCATTCCTAGAACGTCTCTTTACCTTCTGAATTTCTTCTTTACCACATGCAGGAAAAGCTCTGGATCACGTCCTTGAACACAACTTTCAGCCCAGTGCAGGGATGCGTCCAGACGCAAAACAGAAAGTTGTTCTGATCACTGATGGATTATCTGTTGATCAAGTAGGAATCCCTGCACAGAATCTGAAAGACAGGGGAATCGAGATCTATGCTATTGGTaacatctgttttctgtgtggatgtttcagtttcattagttaatgaaaaacacattacCTACAAGTCCTTCTTCTTATAACAGAGCACATTTTTTATAGGTGTGAGCCAAGATATTCACAAGTCACATTTCATTAACCAACTGAGGACCATTGCTTCTGAAGATACTGAAAATCATTTATATCTTTTTTCAAATTACCAATCCTTCCATAATGCTGCCATCAATATATCCAGAAACCTCTGTCATGATGCTACCAACCTGGAAAAACAAGGTATGTATGTTTAAAAATTTAGCTTGTTTAAAAGTcacaaaagcataaaataataaaaaataaatcccttAATCtgcatttcagcattttttcagtaaaaaataaagctgttgaCACAAATACAGCCCCTGGAGCCACTTTCCTCTGGCGGTCAGAGGAaataaagtggaataaaaatacCTTTAACAATAAGCATGTCTGTATTGGCTGAATGTACACTGCCTTTCTAACACCTGCTGACATTTCATTCTTTGTTCTCAGGGCTGCAAACTGATCAAACCAACTCAACAGGTAAACAGATTCACAACCTGATTTACACACTTTGACAGTGAGTTCTGCGTGTACTTGTACAGGTGTACTTGTACAGGTGTACTTGTGGAAGCACTGCAGGggtgaaaatagttttaaattcttgtcaGCAAATCACCAGTGCCTTATTATGTGAACCAAACCaagtaaaatcataaatattttactgtactAAAGGTTATCTGTGTGGATAACGCAGAAGTAGAAGCACTTCAcaatgtggaaaataaatatattttggttCTGCCATACGGGGTGGAAagtaataaattacatttactattgttattaattatttatttttcagacaatATAGCCCCATTGAAGGGCTACTCCAAAACAGAAGGGACGATGGTGCTTTCAGAGAATAGAAACCGGTATGCAGTAAAGTCTGTGACTGAGTGTGCTGCCAAATGTGACTCTGAAATGTCTTTCACTTGCAAGTAAGCTCCCTACTGATGACCAAGATTATTCAGTCCTTGCAACTCTTCCAAATGTAATATCcgttatttttcatttttagatctTTTGYSTATCTGGAGCAGAACCAGGAATGTTGGACATGGGCATCAAACTCAAAAACTGGACCTGTTGTGCAGAACTGGAACTcagttttatatgaaaaaaacagcaagtgTCATTTTATCTTTACTTGTTTTGCTCTGTAGTATCRGGGATATTTGAAGACGTTCTTTCAGACACATCTTCTCTCGGCTTTGTGTAGAATATCTCCTGGAGTGTGTTAATGAAAAAGGAGCAGATTACAGAGGAACAGTGAACAGGACAAAATCAGGAAAACTGTGTCAGAGATGGGATGCCATGTTTCCTCACAAGGCAATGTATGTGTTTATATactgtaattttacaaaattttgtatttctgtaatttttctcAATGTTTTCACACWCAAGGTTCACACCACAGGAACATCCCCTTGCAGACTTGGAGTCCAACTTCTGCAGAAATCCTTTTGGGATTCTCAGGAGCCCGTGGTGTTACACCACTGACCYAGAAACCGTCTGGGAGCTCTGTGACATACCCAACTGCACCGGTatgattcattcatttatgtatttgtatatCGCAAATAATAGAAGCCAGTCAACTGAGCTGAacttataaatatgttttgttatcagctgttttttgagatcttttaaaaaataaattagccaGGGGCTGATTAATGTTCTAAAAtatccttttgttttgtgtttgtctttgtttcatgCACCTTCAGAGGAGTGTATGCACTGCAGAGGAGAAGATTACAAAGGAAAAATCTCTGTAACGGAAAATGGTTTCACCTGTCAGCGCTGGGACTCTCAAATCCCTCACAATCATGGCTTTTTCCCCACAGTGTAAGGAAGACCCTTCAAATTTCAGTGTTTGTGCAGAAGtaggtttaaactttttttttcttctgttggtATTCAGGAACGTTAGGGACCACAGTTGCCCACTAATAATTAAAATTGGTGAATGTTTGAGTCCCCCTCTAAAATAGCTCCTTAACTAATAGTTCAAACTCCTATTATACTTTAATATGAATTAATATGCACAACAGCAGAATCAATATCTTCATTTTTCCCCAGAGTTCGGCCAATCAgtacaaagaaaaatggaggGTGATCCTGGATTGGTTGTTTTACAAACACATAGAAATTAAAAAGGCTAATAACAGAATCGGCGCTTTCAGCAGCagttttgaaggttttaaaatagtgaactttgtgtttgaattcGGCTTGTTTACTCACTAATTTGAGTCGGCAGCGTATTGTTGTTTGGGGGGCTGGAAACACTCAGcctattaaaatattatcttGTGGATTTCCCCCAATAAGCCGGGAAAAGCTTATTGGCTGAAGTATCTAATTACTTCATATTTGGGTTCCTgtattgaacaaaaacaaaccaagccGAACACGTTGCTCGCAAACTGAACCGTGGCTTTTATTGCGTGTTGCTATTGGCAACTTCTGCACCAATCCAAAGACCCTTCTCAAACAGTAAAaaccagagccagaaggagggttttagtgctgtcaatcactctggTGTATGCACggctcacattcacacacaaaagCTGTGCCTTTGTTGATCTTTTTAGTTTTCCTGAAAAGTTTCTGGAGGAGAACTACTGCAGAAACCCAAATGCAGATTCACGACCCTGGTGCTACACCTCCAGCCCATCTAGACGATGGGATTATTGCTCTATTCCTCGTTGCAGTAAGTTGCTGTACTTATGTTTGAAAGTAgttaaaaaatgatcaaatttttTTGAATCGCTCTTTACCCTGCACAATCTGCAGTAGTTCTTATTATtctatttaatgaaaaatatatttatttaatctgcaataaataaaatagaaaaaagggTCAACCATATAAGCACACAAACGcatgttaaataaatactaGATAAGCAGAATCGTTTATTggtgtttgtatttattgtagTTATTCTGAGTTCAGTAAACTGTTTTCCGTTTCCAGCATCAGAGCCTCCATCTATAATACCAGAGCTGAGCTGCATTACTGGTAATGGTGAATCCTACCGCGGTCTCATTGCTGTGACTACATCTGGTAAAAAATGCCAGAGGTGGGCGTCTCAAACGCCTCACAGGCATGATTATACGCCAGAAAGCTACCCCTGCAGGTAAGAGAAACCACTGGAACTAAAAGGACTAATGTGAGTGACTGGATCAACGCCTCTGCACTGAAAACAATGGtgctccaacttaaaaaaaacaaaaaaaacttgtgtcACATGCAATctaattaatttagtcaaacttacttttttcacatttctttaacaTGACAACTTAAGGAACTTGATTACTAcatactgttttgtttttacagtatttattttggttcattttgatTTGGCttgttattatttatcattAGCCACTTGGCTTATAACTTCTGTCGTAATCCCGGGAAAGACCAGAGACCCTGGTGTTACACTACTGACCCTGAAACTCGCTGGGAGTATTGCAATGTGTCTCGCTGTGCAAACACCTCGAATTCCCCTGAACCAGAAGCAACATGTGAGTaataattttgcattaaaatgaattacaaATTCCAAGGCAAAACTGAAGATAGAGCAAGGCTGTATCTTTCTGCACACTAGAAAAACTCAGGTTGGAAAATTTTTATCCATAATTCCCAGTTTTCCTACAGTGGTTGGAACACTGGGCATTTAGCACAACATTATTTTGGTGTGTGAGGTTTGCAGATGCTAATCTGCAAATAAGACATTCAGACCTGCAAACTGAAAAAACCCAGATGTAAGCAGATGTTGCAAACAGCAAGCAACTCGGTACATTTGTTAAACAAACTTAAAgaacaatgaaacatttttaaaatacatcacacagacataatttaaaataaacagagaacaAAGGCTCTCATGTACAGTTACACTGTGTGATATCCTTAGTAAAACTCCTTTTACTTAGTAAAACTCCTTTTACTAAGGAGTTTTCACTTAATGTACAGAAATCTTCCAAAACTAGTCTGTTGGTATGAACTCAAAGTCTTTGAGAACACCTAGACAGCGACTCCCCACTTTTCAAAGTCACCCTGTTTACTTAAGAACAAAATATTAGTTGAGATAACATTATGGAATAAGTAACTTCTTTAgttctttgattttctttgactGGATTAAACTTTGCAACTTCatgatgtcaaaaatgtttagattatgTTAGGAGTTGAGCTGGCATTAGATTATCGCACCAAAGAAGGAAAACTACATTTGATTACCTTTTAATTATAGTGGCTTCTTGCCATTTTCAAATCACAGACATTTTGTGCAATGACTATGTTGCCCAAACTCAACTGATGTCATGAACTGGATGCTCCCTGTTTGTGAGACGCACAGGTAATCCGGAAACAGGAATTTCCTGTCTTGTGTGAATTATTTACCAAAATGCAACTACATTAAAAGttgaaacagtgaaaaaatccaCTTATAAAGTTaagattaaacaaattaaaccaataaataatCAGATTGACTTGTTTGTTGAAGTGccttgttcttgttttatcGTTTGGTGTTGTTTGCAACCATTATACTTCAAATAACAACAGACCCAAACCTGACCATGACTGGTTGTCATTCATGTTATCATTAATATGCTGCAGATctacatttgaaatgttttccatttccagTCAATGATACCAAGGTGAAGGGCTACTCTAAAACTGAAGGAGCGATGGTTGTCTCGGTAAAAGGAGGAAAGTATTCAGTTAAAACTGTAACTGAGTGTGCTGCCAAGTGCAACAATGAAACATCATTCTTATGCAAGTAAGTTCCCACTGGACATATGAGTTCTTCACTCAGAGAAGTTCATCAAAGCTGAACTGGGTCTTTTTTTACTTAGGTCTTTTGCATATGTGGAAAAGGATCATGAGTGTTGGACAACAgcatcaaattcaaaaacaggGACTGTTGTCCACAGAGTCAGCTCAATTCTGTATGAAAGAAAAGGTAAgtctttaattttcaaaaaccttttgcTTTCATGCCAAAGTtattaacatttagtttgtatGATAACATTTGTGATGTCYAACACAGCAACTTAATTATGTCTGCTAGTTGGGGGGATAAATCCTAAATGCTCCCTTTTTAAtaatccagattttcttttggagTGTGTGAAAGAAAGTGGGACACATTACAgaggaaaacaagcaaaaacaaaatcaggaaaACTGTGTCAGAGATGGGAAGCAGACACCCCTCACAATCCCATGTATGTTGTCCCACATAACTacattatcattttttttccctctgtaaCTTTGGAAATAACTTTTGTCAATTTGCCTGCTGTAGGTTCAAACCAGAGAACTATCCCCTCGCAGACTTGGATTCAAACTTCTGCAGAAATCCAGATTCGAAAAGCCAAGGAYCCTGGTGTTACACCACTGATCCAGATACCGTCTGGGAGCACTGCGATATACCCAGCTGTACTGGTAGGACTCATTGTGTAATCCCCTTTTCTATATCAATCATATAACAAATACATagctgatcttttttttttattctgatgacTGATGGGATCATTATGAAACAAATATTGATCACAGAGAGTCCACAGGAAATTGAAGTTGTGCTTTAAAGATATGGGATATTTATGtgaatattcattttatttttctacgtGTGGCATGGACCTTTTTGGATCCATGCTACACGTGGAAAACTgctattttttacattatttttttacgCGAGTACATTGGTCATGATGACATCATTGGTTAGTACCAATTCCTTGGCTAGTACCAAGGAATTGGTACTAAccaattgcttttaaaaatttgGTTAGtaccaaatttttattttcatctatatacactgcaaaacacaaaatctactGTATGTTTTTTGTACCGTTTCCAATTATAACATTATTGGTACTAATCAGATGGTACAATTAATTGGTTAGTACCAAATGCTTGATACTAACCAATGATTGCATCATTGGTATTAACCAGGTACAAGCAATGGGTTAGTGCCAAgtaatcatcaaacaaattggTACTAACCAATAATTTGGTCACGTTACTATTTTCCATACACcttttaaatgcatttgaggATTTACTCAAAAAGCACTCATACACTAACGACTGAAATGAGTGATATGTCCTACAAAATGATATATGTGATTTTGCTGTGCGTTTGTATTACATGtctacagaggactgtatgcaACCTGGAGTTGATGTCTACAAAGGAAAAACCTCCATTACTGAAAATGGTTTTATCTGCCAGCGCTGGGACTCCTTGGAGCCTCACAGTCATGGTTATACACCTAAAGTGTAGGTTTATGATGGAAATTTTCATTGttataaacacaataaatagCTAACTCTGATCATTCTGTACTTCTGTAGCTGAGCTAAACTTCAAAAACCTGTTCTGATAATTGTCTCCAAAAGTTTTCCAAACAAGTTTCTTGAGGAGAACTACTGTAGAAATCCAAATGGAGATTCCCGACCTTGGTGTTACACCACAAGTCCATCCAAAAGATGGGATTATTGCTCCATACCTCCCTGCAGTAAGTCCTCAGATTTCAATGCCATTCATTTCATTATTGACCAAATCCTTTGCTCTGTCTCTGAAACTGAATCACATGGTCTGACCGCTATATTCTGCTTTTCTTAGAGGACGAAAATAGATCTCTGTTACTGGCTATAAGTGACCCTTTGTGTGCCACAGGGAAATTATTGTAAATTCGGTGCCTTTGTCTTCTACCAAACATTGATCCTTGACCCAAGTCGTACAGTTTACTGGCATTTAAATAGTAACAATGTGGTAATTCAAATTGGCCTTAAGACgataaatgtttattctgatttaaagtCAGACAGTCTGGGTAAAAAAGACGTGTGTTCTTTTAAATAGTGTATGTAGATTCCTGGTTTCAGCTGCAAGTTCACTTCTTAAAGACAGGTTTTGGAGTGGTTTGGTCAATGCCCAGACTTGGCATGACATTAATTAagcataatgtaaaataatcacAGTTATCATCAACACATGATTTTGTTGCCACAATCAAGTATTAATTTCTACAggatttgggttgttttttcttaattaatgaaattataattttgcatttactcagcatttatcttaatttaaatagtttggtcatctgaaacatttaggcTTGAGCAAAAACACAGTCAGAGGAGATCTGTACTCTGAACTGTACACCAACTACGTAATATTTGAggtaaaaccaacaaaaaatcagatcagaaagaaatattttaaaaatattgtcaaGAGTATATCCTTCATATGTCTTTGCTTTCAGAGTCGAACCCTGAGCAGGTCTGTATCACTGGCCGTGGTGAGGCGTACCGCGGCGTAGTTGGCGTAACGGCGAGTGGTAAAACATGCCAGGAGTGGGCAGCTCAAACGCCACATTACCATCCAAGCATTGTGCCAGAGCAGTTTCCAGACGCGTAAgagaaataatttgattaaCGAAGCCAGAAGCAATGagtgttttcagtaaaataagGCATTCGAGTCAGCATAACTGAGTTGAACGtcttatttcagaaaaacaatcaagCTTTTATACTGGATTTCTAATgggttttgtttcacaattgtttaatctgtcattttttttctctcagcggTTTAGATAAAAACTATTGTCGCAACCCTGATGGTAAACAGAAACCCTGGTGTTTCACCACTGACTACAAAACACCCTGGGAGTACTGCAGCTTGCCAAACTGCAATGACATCCTTGCTTCAGGTATAAATTAAGCAAAGTATTTTATGgtttcaatttaatttgaatgaaaTGATGTCACTCCAAACAGCACAGCCAGGAAGTTCCTTTATTTTGGCCGTACACAAAAAGAATCTAAAATGTGTGGCTCTGAACTAATGGAAACCAAATGATTGATTTCCATTTAAACATTACACATTATTTGGATTTAGTGCCGTCTAAACCCAGAATACAATGAAAGTATGTTGGGGAAATATCTAGACGGTTTtagaaaacatgaatgaaactAATTACAATAATATAATATCTTTCTCATCCAAGctgaatttgtaaaatgttgcagaaaagaGAGTGTGAATTAGGCCTGTTTCTGTCTAATTTGAAGCGAATTAACTCAGCAATGCAAAGGGTAATTTTACTGACAAGATGTCAACACCTGATAAAAGCATTCATAAAGAAacgttttcaaaataaatatgttttaaattaaaataatgacaaGTACATCTAATTTTCATTCGGTTTAATTAATATTCCACCAGCTGAACAGAGAATTGACATCATGCAATCACATGAAAACATGTAAAGCACACTTAAATTATGATCATGCATATGAATTGTCATGAAATCTGGAAtaagcatgtgagatctgtccaggtacacgcagaaaacggaataaaggcctgagaaataacagtaaaccttgtataatgattaaatgatgattatggtttgtaacagttttaaaataataatacacatgccaatgaaggaatgtctgtaatgtataatcaaaaatatatgttctgtacttttaatcagttgaatgttataatacattatggaaattgaggtttgaacaacttgattgttgaataataatcattgattattaaagattaaaaataatgagtGAGGAAGGAACATACTGAAGTAATAGGTCGACGAAATAAcacattatgttttgtaaaaacagaaagactTAGAAGGAGAAACTGGGTGAAATGAGTCATCACTGAGTGGGGGCGAGGGCGCggcagaatcagaaacagatggtcaacggAGAACAAGGAAAGTACCGAAAATGTGGTAATGAGGTATGAATGAGTCATAAGAGAGTTGGGGAGGGTTGGGACTTTCCACAGACAGTGAGACGCAGTGGGAAGGTTCTAAAGTAACGCAGCCCTGCCCCGTAGACCGCCCTGGGTTGAGAGGGCTTAAAAACTAGAGCACAGGGGGAGAAAGGGGTTCTTCGTCCGcggcgcagaagaggagccaacAAGAGGAAGCAGGCTAAAGACCAGCWGAGGACCACACCCCGGGACCAGGGGAAGCTCAAAGACTTCACGCCGCCAAGAAGGGACGAGTTCCACCCGCCACCGACCCTGGTTCCAGATCCGaccaactcctctgcctctacccaaCGCTCTCAACTCTGTCGCAGCCGACTTGGAAAAGAGACGGAGgtcatttaaagacaaagattctGCACGTTATAAGGACAACGCACGGTTTTGCTCCGCTTCTCTTCAAGaaagaggactttgctccggctggacaaagactctgaccaaggacacctaaagattacagctgccgagaccaagaaccatcgggtatgagttgaccTGCCTCCCCCAA is a genomic window of Poecilia reticulata strain Guanapo linkage group LG21, Guppy_female_1.0+MT, whole genome shotgun sequence containing:
- the LOC103457234 gene encoding apolipoprotein(a)-like, producing MTSWCEVLTMDFYKVAFLLGAFICTGLRADQPHNATGSLCEMSKVDIVMLVEGSWSISTIGFQKIKSFISQVVQNLPIGPDQVQIGLTQYSNYRKTEWDLNRYDNKQMMLQAINSMRQTPGGTLTGEALDHVRYHSFQPRAGMRPDAKKKVVLITDGVSFDEVGIPAQNLKDRGIEIYAIGVGPDVYKEDGINQLRTIASENHLYFFFTHQLLLDAALSISSDLCPAATNLEQQGSQCETSKDDIVILLDGSDSITSTCFQKMKSFISQIIQDRPIGPSKVQIGLTQYGLNAKTEWDLNSYNKKQSLLEAVNIVQHLQSIARTGKALDHVLEHNFQPSAGMRPDAKQKVVLITDGLSVDQVGIPAQNLKDRGIEIYAIGVSQDIHKSHFINQLRTIASEDTENHLYLFSNYQSFHNAAINISRNLCHDATNLEKQGLQTDQTNSTDNIAPLKGYSKTEGTMVLSENRNRYAVKSVTECAAKCDSEMSFTCKSFXYLEQNQECWTWASNSKTGPVVQNWNSVLYEKNKYLLECVNEKGADYRGTVNRTKSGKLCQRWDAMFPHKAMFTPQEHPLADLESNFCRNPFGILRSPWCYTTDXETVWELCDIPNCTEECMHCRGEDYKGKISVTENGFTCQRWDSQIPHNHGFFPTVFPEKFLEENYCRNPNADSRPWCYTSSPSRRWDYCSIPRCTSEPPSIIPELSCITGNGESYRGLIAVTTSGKKCQRWASQTPHRHDYTPESYPCSHLAYNFCRNPGKDQRPWCYTTDPETRWEYCNVSRCANTSNSPEPEATFNDTKVKGYSKTEGAMVVSVKGGKYSVKTVTECAAKCNNETSFLCKSFAYVEKDHECWTTASNSKTGTVVHRVSSILYERKDFLLECVKESGTHYRGKQAKTKSGKLCQRWEADTPHNPMFKPENYPLADLDSNFCRNPDSKSQGXWCYTTDPDTVWEHCDIPSCTEDCMQPGVDVYKGKTSITENGFICQRWDSLEPHSHGYTPKVFPNKFLEENYCRNPNGDSRPWCYTTSPSKRWDYCSIPPCKSNPEQVCITGRGEAYRGVVGVTASGKTCQEWAAQTPHYHPSIVPEQFPDAGLDKNYCRNPDGKQKPWCFTTDYKTPWEYCSLPNCNDILASGECMHCNAEDHRGTVSWTHRPLTNTAHMECKTSPERFHIFELLWMRTTAGIPVMIP